GTTTATCAAAAGGGTTTGGGGTCATTTAGGGATTGCTCAAATAGCCAGGATGACAATGGGATTGACTATGGTCAAGTTTAATGATGATGCTACAAGAGACCATGTGTTGGAAACTGGCATTCTTCATTTTGATAGAAAACCAGTGATAATTCGGCCATGGTCTTCAGATCTGAGTGCTATTCGAATGATTTGTTCAGTGCCTTTTTGGATCTGGTTACAAGATCTAGGCCTTCAATATTGGGGAAGCAAATGCCTCAGTGCACTTGTAAGTACAATAGTCAAGCCGATCAAGGTGGACAAGTTTACTCGTGAACGTTCTAGAGTTCAGTTTGCTAGGATAATGGTGGAGATGGATATCACAGATAATCCGCCTAGGAAAATTCAATATTTGAATGAGCATGGTCAGTTAATAGAACAAGGGGTAGAATATGAATGGTTACCAGAGAAATGCAAAACTTGTGCGAGTTTTGGCCACTCTATGGTTGACTGCCGTAAGGAGCAGAAAGTTCAGGGGATTAAGAAGGACACTCCTTCAAAGAATCCTCCTGTGGTAGGGAGGGACAAGGGTGAGGAAGCTGCTGATCTTTCTTCTAGGAATCCCTCTTTGGAAAAGAGAAGTATAGATGATAAAGTAGTTGCTGGTATGCCTAGAATTATTTCTAAGGATCCGCCAGCTGATAATGGCCAGATTGTGTGTGAAAAGGATTGACATTCTCTTAAGAAAGTGGTATATAGACAGGGGACAACAGAGAGTAGAAAGCAGAGGTATAACAAAGTTTTAGTTGAGCCAGGTCAGACTCAGTCCAACTATTTTATGGTTCTCCAAGAATAAATAGAGAGGGAGAAAGGAGGATTAGGTGAAGCTAGCTCTTCTCATGGATAATTGTAACATTTTGAGCTGGAACTTAAGGGGTTTGAATGGTCCAAAGAAGCAAGCTGAAGTTTTGAATCTTTGTAGTAAGAATAAAGTGGGAGTTGGTGCTCTTTTGGAAACGAAAATGAGGGGGTCTAAAGTTACTGAGATGAAGGTTAATAAGTTTTTGAACTGGGACTATTACTCTAGTTCGATTACTGAGGGAAGAATTTTAATAATATGGAGGAGGGTCTTTGTCAAGGTTACTGTGGTTGAAGAGACAAGTCAATTTGTTCACTGTAAAATTAGAATGGCTAGTCTGAATTAACCTTTTAGTGTTACTTTTGTTTATGGGCGTAACACTTTAGAGGAAAGGAAGATTTTATGGCAAAATTTACCTAAGAGTTCAGCTGATGCTTGTGTAATGTTGGGAGATTTTAATGCAGTCTTTAAAGCCAAAGATAGGAATGGAGGGAAGCCTGTGTCTAAAGCTGAATTATTAGATTCTTCTCAATGGTTAGCTAGTTCCCATCTTGATGTGCTTAAACAAACTGGTTCTTGATTTACATGGACGAATAATCAAGATGGCCATGCTCGAATATATTCTAAGATTGATCATGTGTTCGCTAATGAGGGCTGGCTGGATAAGTTTCCTAATACAACAACAGTTTTCAAATGGGAAACGATTTCGGATCACTGCTCTTGTATTCTCTCTATTCAGACCATGGAGCATTTGGGAGTTAAATTGTTTAGGTATTATAATTTCTGGGCAGATCATAAAGACTTTAAAGAAATGGTTCTTGATAGCTGGGGGAAGCCTATTGAGGGGATTGGATTAAAGGCCATTTACCTTAAGGCTATGCGGCTGAAATACAAGCTGAAAAAGTTTAATAGGGATCACATAGGAGATATAGGAGTTCAATTTCAGAAGGCTAAAGATGAGTTTCAGGATGCCCTATGTAACGCCCTAGctgccccagaacagttacagtgaacggtggaccagaaatttgactcgctacccgagtcctttggtaaaaaaacgtgctctaagtgtaattaacaggttaaggcataaaaccaataaaaaggaaatggagattttcattacaaactgctctgcagagctaatcaaagcatttacaagttgttctcagaaCAAActggtcactactgttttaaagttacaatcccgccgacctaagcggcaaaaatagggtaaaccccctagttcctctgagaacaccttggccgtggtggtcaagcggccgcatatgtacacatcaccacatcagctctccactcaaggctaggtgagcttttctttccctttacctgcaccacatagcacccatgagccaaagcccagcaagaaaacataacactttgcataaacattatcaaatgattatcattataatcacactgagcataaagctttcaaacaaatgagtgaacatcacatgaggtcctgataaaccatactgagtgactgacaagcaagtcactaatttaaatggaagagtggctgctaggtacgccactagccttcaacagtttctggtaaaccatactgagtgactgacaagcatgtcactgtttcaagtgggagagtggctgctaggcaagccactagcctccaagcgcttatttcatccATCGACCcttggggtcggtctggcattaatgctctttgagtcattcaatgatgatagttgattagatctaatctttgttggcttgcgttaacacgctaaggctgtcctgactaatgagtcagctcaacgtgaccagtgcccagtaccactgccgaacctgactaataagtcacagcctcacagttgatactagcacctttgccaaatctgactaatgagtcagtaccatgcacaagtgagcaacatatgctaaataTTCCATTgtcaatccaagtccatatttacacaaccagcatgcttcatgaatatccatgcatgtcatacttggggtgcagttttcttacctctggttcgagcaagaatgaataaaagaacaaccctgagaacgatcaaccttttggtcctttagcggttacctggtcataaccaattatgggattccatcaataaaatgaacaataaaaggttcccaaaccaaaacctaacctccgggacctcaaacactactcaaccgtgtagtaggttcaaccccgacgccttaggtttgaatccccatgctaaaaacactattctggccaaaatgccttGTTGGGCCGTGGCCCGCCCTAGCCGCGCCGCGCTTCCAAGCAGAGGCGGCCACCCTCCTGACaggcaccatgggccgcggctcacctatgCCAGGTCGCGGCTCATTATGCCTAACAGCCCATAAATCAGCACGCACCAGCAACCTCCTCCTACGTTTTTCCTCTCAACTCAGCCCTTCAAgtcaactcaaaacctcttccaaacacccatttaaacctccaaacaccacccataactctccctcatcataacccaagtaaaacaccacaaaaactccccttgattccaactttcctcACCAAATTCTAGAGCtgaaaacttaaaacaaaaacagagtataaccagaaaattgatggataaaactcacctcaaattcgaaaccaaaccctcttcaatggctgagctaagtctacaaccttagccccttgatctcctagcttaattccaccctttgagctcaaaattccaaagaagaaAATTGAGGGATAAGaacgtacgggaaggagaagctcTTACTTTGTTTTagttctgtttctacagccatctaaacctcacatatatcctagccaaacgacctaaatacccctaggtcatctaaggcttctaaaaccatttcaagggtaattttggcactttccacctacaccgttaatcataactaacgcttcgcaattcccgctaatcttaatatactcaaacacgaataattcacatcccgttaccctttaatgcccggtaacactctaatcattaaaacaccccgagactcaccccgagccccgagcctaagcctgttatgaccaaacagATATTTAACATACCTTGATCGTCTTataccgaatggctcgaacaaacccacatcataatgtggtctcaagatatatcacaACATGCGAACacataatcaatttaccctcaacgggccaaattaccatcacacccctgtaattagaaatatggactcacatgcatgcatttcacatcatatcataatataatcaacatatacatgcatcaTTTATCAActaatagcataattaagcaagtatggccctcccggcctactattcacactgttaaacacaacggagaattcagggcattacacccTATTCCATGCTTAGCAATATCCTAGATATTTTACTCTCCAAGATAACGTCAAGGCTATTGCTGCAGCTTATATTAGTCAGGAACAGATGTATCACAACTTTTTGACTCAAAGAAGTAAGATAAATTGGTTAAGGAAGGGAGACTCGAACACTGCCTATTTCCATGCTTGTCTGAAGAAACGTAAAGAAGAAAATAGGATAGCTTCATTTGTTACTGAGCAAGGTAGATTGGTGGATAACTTCTCTGAAGTAGTTTCTCATTTTTTGAACCACTTTAGGAGTATTATGGGTAGGCCTAGTTCAGCTACTAAGAAAATAAATGTCCATTGTGTAGAGTTGGGTTCCAAACTCAATGTGGACCAGCAGCTATCTTTGTTGAAGCCTTTTTCTCACAAGGAAATCAGAGAAGCTTTATTCAATATACCTATTATCAAATCCCCGGGTCCAGATGGATTTGGCTCGGGTTTTTTCAAGGTGTTGTGGCAGGATATTGGAGATGAAATATGTAGAGCTATAAGGCAGTTTTTTGAATCAGGCAGAATCACTGAGGAGCTTCTTGATACTACATTGTCTCTGGTCCCCAAATGTGAGAACCTTTCTCAGGTTGTGGATTATAGGCCTATAGCGTGTTGTTCTACCTTATACAAATGTATCTCTAAGCTGCTTTGCTCTCGTCTAGCTAAGGTCCTTCCTATCTTAGTTCAATCTAATCAGGGAGCTTTTGTTAAAGACAGATCAATAGCTCACAACATATTGATTTTTCAAGACCTTATCAAGAATTATGGGAGATCAGCTACTTCACCAAGGTGTGCAATCAAAATTGATATTAGTAAAGATTATGACACAGTTGATTGGTGGTTCATTGAAGATCTCTTAAAATCTTTATGTTTCCCTGTGAGATTTATCAAATGGATAATGACATGCTTGGAAAACACATCTTATTATTTGCTCATGAATGGCAGAGTTCAGGGAAAATTTAAGGGTGAGAAGGGTCTTAGGCAAGGGGATCCTCTGTCGCCTCTTTTATTTGTCCTAATCATGGAATATCTCACTCGGAGGCTTCAATTGGCAGCTCTTGATACATCTTTCAGATACCATCCGATGTGTAAAAGCCTGAATTTGCTGAGCCTTTGTTTTGCAGATGATTTACTCTTATTTTGTAAAGGAACTATGGCTGCTATTCGAGTGCTCAAGAGTGCTCTTGAGGAGTTTAGTGCTGTTACTGGGCTGGAAATTAATGCTAGCAAATCGCATGTTTATTTTGGGGGGGTTTCTACTGCAGACAGGAAAAGTTTAGCTGCTGAGTTACATCTTTTTGAAGGTTTCTTTCCCCTTAGATATCTTGGTGTTCCTATGAGACCAACTAAGTGGAAGCATGAAGATTGTGACATCATAATTCAAAAATTTAGAATGAGATTACATACTTGGGCTAGTAGGCACCTTTCATTTGCTAGTAGAATCCAGCTCATTCATTCTGTCCTATTTGGTCTAAGAAACTACTGGATGGGTATCTTTATACTTCCTCAAAGTATTATTAAGGAGATTGAAAAAATATGTCGAGGCTTTCTTTGGGGAGTTAATGGTAACCAGAGTAAAATTCATTTGGCTTCATGGACTAAGGTTTGTCTCCCGAAAGTTTATGGTGGACTTGGATTCAGGAATGGCTCAGCTTGGAACAGAACAATTTTAGCTAAGTACATTTGGGCTATAACTGAGAAGCATGATCTGCTTTGGGTTAAGTGGATAAATTCTGTTTACTTGAAAGGTTCTGAGTTCTGGTCTTATAGGCTTCCTCCTGAcactagctggtattggaggaaactGTGTAATCTCAGGGATCACTTCAGCTATGAAGAGCTAAAAGCTGCTGGTAGTGCTGGAAAATTTCACCCTTCAAAACTGTATAACAGCTCTCTCTGTCAACAACAAATTGACTATCATAGAGCTGTTTAGTGCTGGCTATCCATACCTAAACACAGATTTATTCTTTGGAAAACTGTTAACTCTTAGCTCTTAACCTGTGATAATCTGCTCAGGTTAAATGTGGTGCTTGATTCTCTGCTTTGTCCTGTCTGTGGAATATCTACTAAGACTCATGGCCATCTATTTTTTGATTGCTGTCTATCTAGGCAGATACTAATCATCATATTTGGCTGGTTGGGTTTTCAAGCTAGGCCTGCTGAATTTTCTAGTTGGCTGGTATGGTTCTCTAGTAGGAGGCCTGGAACAATTTTTGACATCATCAACTCGGTTCTAGCAGCAGTAGTTTATGGTATTTGGAGGAATCGAAATAGATGTGTATTTGATAGCTGTTCTAGGTCAGCTAATACTACTGAGATTAAGTCTAGGATTAAGTACAGAATTTTCAATGTAAAAAATAGGAAATTATCTATGCAAGAGCAGAGGTTTATAGATAGATTAATCATGTAATCTGGTTTGGGGTCTTTTGGCCGCCTGTGTTAAGCACGGGTTGGAGGGTATTCCTTTGTGGTTTTGGTTTGTAAGAATTGATTGTATTTTTCATTGTTTGGCTTGGCTGGTTGATTAATGAAGtaactttcttcttgataaaaaaaaaaaaaagatataagatctcaacctatatgcatgttttctacatctctgtgataacttaaacatatagcaggcattaagcataaaaacctatttactacacaagtcatacatgtactttcgtccaatatgtagcctatgtctatataatgatagcatattcaattctcatctttcgaattttgaatcaaaatcataaatcaagcaaatattgatcaggtatttactagcattaagcaaacattatatagattagaataaagaagaagaatcaatagaacatcataataacattaaattgaaattcaagtgactacattaatccctagacaaaaaattagttcatagaaaagaatagaaaaagaagtAAGAGAAGAAAGAGCGGAAATAGAGAGAGATCAAGAAGAAAGAGTGAGATAGATCCCCCCATCTAAAATAGTCTaaagcattctttttatagtgataaggttgtgaaaagagttttctagatgtttccatttgttacttgataatgctccaaaatatctttatttaaatttcaaatcaCATAACTCTAACTTGCATAATATTGTAGGTCAAATATCACCACCTAAACGTCCAAATTTGACCTTTCTTGTGAAACAAGCTTTCGTAGCTCTTTGAATAAATCAGATATGGTCAAGAACACGTAAATCAGATAAGTGAGTCGGGAGATATGGTCAAAATACCGAATCTATCtcagattcaaaatatctcagatttttccatcaatttaagtttgaattctcctttacttctccaatcaattcaaataaatatctttttattgtttttctcttgatcgacataatatttcaaataaattttgaaatatttctcaaatatccatttaacaaatAACAACTGAAAAATACAACcaccacacataaaaagaactaaaaatataaaataataataataaaactaagactataaagtattaaaaatctatcctatcaCGATGTGAATACTATGAAATGTTAAAAAAAACGAATAGCATTCACGTCTATGTGGGACATGAAAAGTATTTCATGTCCCACAATGCAAGACATGAAATGTCTATATGAAAATACAAACTCAAGTCCCATATCATTTAGAAACAACATTATTCATCATTCTCCCTTCTATAAATTCAAGAATATATAACATTTTTGCCTCCCGAATTATGACCGATTCAGATCCTGCCCCTTGAATAATTCATGATGTTAAAAATTTCTCCCAAACTATACACGTTTACTGAAA
The genomic region above belongs to Humulus lupulus chromosome 1, drHumLupu1.1, whole genome shotgun sequence and contains:
- the LOC133780897 gene encoding uncharacterized protein LOC133780897; this encodes MSYIAIHEKRKKSARKPVTRSVSQSLPLIQEESTQERFVDDEILVDGYEQKSDLPQSAEEMGLTEDETNKHDELATARMAAPSSWADSVEIAQVGIDEVKCQSANWSSIVICMVLGANPSMAVFEGFIKRVWGHLGIAQIARMTMGLTMVKFNDDATRDHVLETGILHFDRKPVIIRPWSSDLSAIRMICSVPFWIWLQDLGLQYWGSKCLSALVSTIVKPIKVDKFTRERSRVQFARIMVEMDITDNPPRKIQYLNEHGQLIEQGVEYEWLPEKCKTCASFGHSMVDCRKEQKVQGIKKDTPSKNPPVVGRDKGEEAADLSSRNPSLEKRSIDDKVVAGMPRIISKDPPADNGQIVCEKD